In Anopheles gambiae chromosome 2, idAnoGambNW_F1_1, whole genome shotgun sequence, a single window of DNA contains:
- the LOC1269884 gene encoding uncharacterized protein LOC1269884 isoform X3, whose product MSAQGGSLGAPTLGDRRSPYIGGYPDIQQQQQQQHPHHHHQQQQQQSYQQLQNPHHADYHRGVLHPEAAAGYLDVKQQQQLQKGYAKQAAAGQQQQPQQQQQQQRSAAGATAGGRAAAGAPTGFNSQSMVAAAGGQQGNMDVGYNPQMNNMAMHSQSSWNQMNGMNQMGGMGGQMNGMNQMGGGGGGGGGAGGGVGGAGGMGPMGQMGGGGATGGMVPGMGQMGGGGGGTGGGAGGGYGRHHQQMNPMAQMMNMGMGMGGGGGGGGGQMGLGGAGGMNGMAAAQMGGMNPLSQMNQMSPMSKMQGMANGYPQHPRRMAPYPNPQMQMAQKRSMYGMGQGQGMPGAGGPFPPHQAAAAAAAAAAAGVPLPMQASAGYGRHHGPMGPMNYRGGPPMMQQRQNTPPYGGPGVGPVGAPVGPGALMGHQQQQHQQQQQQQQQQQQQQQHHPQHQQHQQQQTQQQQQQYYNTGYQNMQGYQPDIRMNFQHSPVPGNPTPPLTPASSMTPYISPNPDVKPNNLPQNEELRLTFPVRDGILLPPFRLEHNLAVSNHVFQLKSTVYNTLMCRPDLELQLKCFHHEDRQMNTNWPASVQVSANSTPLEIDRGDNKNTHRPLYLKQVCQPGRNTIQITVSTCCCSHLFVLQLVHRPSVNHVLHTLLKRNLLSAEHAVAKIKRTFAVNHTTNPNQPLGGGPDKDPLAADASATSAKVSLKCTLTTKRITLPARGHDCKHIQCFDLEAYLALNCERGNWRCPVCSKPALTEGLEIDQYMWAILNTLNSSNTPNGMDTEEVIIDAQANWRAVKPPGSVNNPNIGGSLNPQQPSQQQQQQQQQHPQQHQQQQPPPMQQQQHQQQQQPPVPSEPSGGNARGAGTPGLPVIKPDPDGVDAKHFNKVMSPGSTSLPTWDNMNAMSPYMSPDMSSIASGSMMGSNYNRTPQYDSYGNAIIKQEPGTNPGSAGGPGSVGNNNGPGTPGGGGGGGNGGEFHAGNPLAHLSDSVNSLDPLNAMEKSLNDQMPHTPHTPHTPGGGNSSGHPMTPGGPPSVPPANDINNTSNPQQQSTGSNSGGNANGQPNGGSSSTVNGNMSHSPGHAGHGNSMQQLHSPQQQQQHLGLGPNNPAANIMNSPQSLMNSPQNMMNSPQSMMQQQQQQQQQNLLSMGSMMGQQQQQQQQSHQNALAGLTDVDLPADLNFDPAAVIEGEGGNDLNLLPDNGIVDPMELLSYLDPPDLNTPPSSGSSNNANSDDILAALFD is encoded by the exons ATGAGTGCCCAGGGGGGCTCCCTAGGGGCTCCAACATTGGGTGATCGTCGATCTCCTTACATTGGAGGCTATCCCGacatacagcagcagcagcagcagcagcacccccaccatcaccatcagcaacaacagcagcaaagctATCAACAGTTGCAGAATCCTCATCACG CAGATTACCATCGGGGAGTGCTGCACCCGGAAGCGGCGGCCGGCTATTTGGacgtgaagcagcagcagcagctccagaaAGGATACGCTAAACAGGCAGCTGCGggccaacagcaacaaccacaacaacagcagcagcagcagcgatcgGCAGCTGGAGCGACAGCCGGTGGACGAGCAGCTGCCGGTGCGCCAACAGGTTTCAACAGTCAAAGTATGGTGGCAGCGGCCGGCGGGCAGCAGGGCAACATGGACGTCGGCTACAATCCACAG atgaaTAACATGGCGATGCATTCGCAGTCGTCGTGGAATCAGATGAACGGCATGAACCAAATGGGCGGCATGGGTGGCCAGATGAACGGCATGAACCAGAtgggtggtggcggcggtggaggcGGAGGCGCCGGAGGTGGTGTCGGTGGCGCCGGCGGCATGGGACCGATGGGTCAGATGGGTGGCGGCGGTGCGACCGGTGGCATGGTGCCCGGCATGGGCCAGatgggcggcggtggcggtggcactGGTGGCGGTGCGGGCGGTGGATACGGCCGGCACCATCAGCAGATGAACCCGATGGCGCAGATGATGAACATGGGCATGGGTATGGGCggaggcggcggtggcggcggtggccagATGGGGCTGGGCGGTGCGGGCGGTATGAACGGGATGGCGGCGGCCCAGATGGGCGGCATGAACCCGCTCAGCCAGATGAACCAGATGTCGCCGATGTCGAAGATGCAGGGCATGGCGAACGGGTACCCGCAGCACCCGCGAAGGATGGCCCCCTACCCGAACCCCCAGATGCAGATGGCCCAGAAGCGGTCGATGTACGGGATGGGCCAGGGGCAGGGTATGCCGGGCGCGGGTGGACCCTTCCCGCCGCATcaggcggcggcagcggcagccgctgcagcagccgccgGCGTTCCCTTGCCGATGCAGGCCAGCGCCGGGTACGGGCGGCATCATGGGCCGATGGGTCCGATGAACTATCGCGGCGGACCGCCGATGATGCAGCAGCGACAGAACACGCCACCGTACGGTGGACCGGGCGTTGGACCGGTAGGAGCACCCGTAGGCCCTGGAGCGCTGATgggccaccagcagcagcagcaccagcagcagcagcaacagcagcagcagcaacagcagcagcaacagcatcatccccagcaccagcagcaccagcagcagcagacgcaacagcaacagcagcagtattaCAACACGGGCTACCAGAACATGCAGGGCTACCAGCCGGACATTCGCATGAACTTCCAGCACAGTCCGGTGCCGGGTAATCCTACGCCACCGCTAACGCCCGCCTCTTCCATGACGCCCTACATCAGCCCCAATCCGGACGTGAAGCCAAACAACCTGCCGCAGA ATGAAGAACTGCGGTTGACATTCCCGGTGCGAGACGGCATACTGCTGCCACCGTTCCGGCTCGAGCACAATCTCGCGGTCAGCAACCACGTGTTTCAGCTAAAGTCCACCGTCTACAACACGCTCATGTGCCGGCCGGATCTCGAGCTGCAGCTGAAGTGTTTCCACCACGAGGACCGGCAGATGAACACGAACTGGCCGGCGAGCGTGCAGGTGTCGGCCAACTCGACGCCGCTCGAAATCGACCGGGGCGACAACAAGAACACGCACCGGCCGCTCTACCTGAAGCAGGTCTGCCAGCCGGGCCGCAACACGATCCAAATCACCGTCAGCACCTGCTGCTGT TCCCATCTGTTCGTGCTACAGCTGGTGCATCGGCCGTCGGTAAACCATGTGCTGCACACGCTGCTGAAGCGTAACCTCCTGTCCGCGGAGCATGCGGTGGCCAAAATCAAGCGCACCTTTGCCGTCAATCACACAACGAACCCGAACCAACCGCTGGGCGGCGGCCCTGACAAGGATCCGCTTGCGGCGGACGCGTCGGCAACGTCTGCAAAG GTATCACTCAAGTGTACACTAACCACCAAGCGGATAACGTTGCCAGCGCGCGGCCATGACTGCAAGCACATCCAGTGCTTCGATCTGGAGGCCTATCTGGCGCTGAACTGCGAGCGTGGCAACTGGCGGTGTCCGGTGTGCAG TAAACCGGCTCTAACGGAAGGGCTCGAGATCGATCAGTACATGTGGGCGATACTGAACACGCTCAACTCCTCCAACACGCCGAACGGCATGGACACGGAGGAGGTGATCATCGATGCGCAAGCGAACTGGCGAGCGGTCAAACCACCGGGCAGTGTCAATAATCCCAACATTGGAGGCAGTCTCAACCCTCAACAAccgtcgcagcagcagcagcagcagcagcaacaacatccacagcagcatcaacaacaacaaccaccaccgatgcagcagcagcagcaccagcagcaacagcaaccgccCGTACCATCGGAACCGAGTGGCGGCAATGCGCGCGGCGCTGGCACACCCGGCCTGCCCGTGATCAAACCGGACCCGGACGGTGTCGACGCGAAGCACTTCAACAAGGTGATGTCACCTGGATCCACCTCGCTCCCGACCTGGGACAACATGAACGCAATGAGCCCCTACATGAGCCCGGACATGAGCTCGATCGCTAGCGGCAGCATGATGGGTTCCAA CTACAACCGAACGCCCCAGTACGATTCGTACGGCAATGCGATCATCAAGCAAGAACCGGGCACGAACCCCGGATCGGCCGGCGGCCCTGGAAGCGTCGGTAACAATAACGGCCCCGGAACAccgggtggcggtggcggcggtggcaatGGTGGTGAATTCCACGCCGGCAATCCTTTGGCACATCTGAGCGATTCGGTCAACTCGCTCGATCCGCTGAACGCGATGGAGAAATCACTGAACGATCAG ATGCCccacacaccgcacacaccgCACACGCCGGGCGGTGGCAACTCGTCCGGCCATCCGATGACGCCGGGCGGACCGCCAAGCGTACCGCCGGCGAACGACATCAACAACACCTCCAACCCGCAGCAACAGTCCACCGGCAGCAACAGTGGCGGCAACGCGAACGGGCAACCaaacggcggcagcagcagtaccgtgAACGGCAACATGAGCCACAGCCCCGGCCATGCCGGGCATGGCAACAGCATGCAGCAGCTACATTcacctcagcagcagcagcagcatcttggCCTTGGGCCCAACAACCCTGCCGCGAACATCATGAACTCACCGCAAAGTCTCATGAACTCACCGCAGAACATGATGAACTCGCCCCAGAGCAtgatgcagcaacagcagcagcagcagcagcaaaatctcCTCTCAATGGGCTCGATGatgggccagcagcagcagcagcagcagcaaagccaTCAAAATGCGCTGGCCGGTCTTACCGATGTCGATCTGCCGGCAGATCTCAACTTCGATCCGGCCGCCGTCATTGAGGGTGAAGGAGGCAACGATCTTAAC CTACTACCGGACAACGGCATTGTCGATCCGATGGAATTGCTCTCCTATCTCGATCCGCCGGATCTGAACACGCCCCCGTCAAGCGGTTCCAGCAACAACGCCAACAGCGACGACATTCTGGCCGCACTGTTCGACTAA
- the LOC1269884 gene encoding uncharacterized protein LOC1269884 isoform X1 has product MSAQGGSLGAPTLGDRRSPYIGGYPDIQQQQQQQHPHHHHQQQQQQSYQQLQNPHHADYHRGVLHPEAAAGYLDVKQQQQLQKGYAKQAAAGQQQQPQQQQQQQRSAAGATAGGRAAAGAPTGFNSQSMVAAAGGQQGNMDVGYNPQMNNMAMHSQSSWNQMNGMNQMGGMGGQMNGMNQMGGGGGGGGGAGGGVGGAGGMGPMGQMGGGGATGGMVPGMGQMGGGGGGTGGGAGGGYGRHHQQMNPMAQMMNMGMGMGGGGGGGGGQMGLGGAGGMNGMAAAQMGGMNPLSQMNQMSPMSKMQGMANGYPQHPRRMAPYPNPQMQMAQKRSMYGMGQGQGMPGAGGPFPPHQAAAAAAAAAAAGVPLPMQASAGYGRHHGPMGPMNYRGGPPMMQQRQNTPPYGGPGVGPVGAPVGPGALMGHQQQQHQQQQQQQQQQQQQQQHHPQHQQHQQQQTQQQQQQYYNTGYQNMQGYQPDIRMNFQHSPVPGNPTPPLTPASSMTPYISPNPDVKPNNLPQKDEELRLTFPVRDGILLPPFRLEHNLAVSNHVFQLKSTVYNTLMCRPDLELQLKCFHHEDRQMNTNWPASVQVSANSTPLEIDRGDNKNTHRPLYLKQVCQPGRNTIQITVSTCCCSHLFVLQLVHRPSVNHVLHTLLKRNLLSAEHAVAKIKRTFAVNHTTNPNQPLGGGPDKDPLAADASATSAKVSLKCTLTTKRITLPARGHDCKHIQCFDLEAYLALNCERGNWRCPVCSKPALTEGLEIDQYMWAILNTLNSSNTPNGMDTEEVIIDAQANWRAVKPPGSVNNPNIGGSLNPQQPSQQQQQQQQQHPQQHQQQQPPPMQQQQHQQQQQPPVPSEPSGGNARGAGTPGLPVIKPDPDGVDAKHFNKVMSPGSTSLPTWDNMNAMSPYMSPDMSSIASGSMMGSNYNRTPQYDSYGNAIIKQEPGTNPGSAGGPGSVGNNNGPGTPGGGGGGGNGGEFHAGNPLAHLSDSVNSLDPLNAMEKSLNDQMPHTPHTPHTPGGGNSSGHPMTPGGPPSVPPANDINNTSNPQQQSTGSNSGGNANGQPNGGSSSTVNGNMSHSPGHAGHGNSMQQLHSPQQQQQHLGLGPNNPAANIMNSPQSLMNSPQNMMNSPQSMMQQQQQQQQQNLLSMGSMMGQQQQQQQQSHQNALAGLTDVDLPADLNFDPAAVIEGEGGNDLNLLPDNGIVDPMELLSYLDPPDLNTPPSSGSSNNANSDDILAALFD; this is encoded by the exons ATGAGTGCCCAGGGGGGCTCCCTAGGGGCTCCAACATTGGGTGATCGTCGATCTCCTTACATTGGAGGCTATCCCGacatacagcagcagcagcagcagcagcacccccaccatcaccatcagcaacaacagcagcaaagctATCAACAGTTGCAGAATCCTCATCACG CAGATTACCATCGGGGAGTGCTGCACCCGGAAGCGGCGGCCGGCTATTTGGacgtgaagcagcagcagcagctccagaaAGGATACGCTAAACAGGCAGCTGCGggccaacagcaacaaccacaacaacagcagcagcagcagcgatcgGCAGCTGGAGCGACAGCCGGTGGACGAGCAGCTGCCGGTGCGCCAACAGGTTTCAACAGTCAAAGTATGGTGGCAGCGGCCGGCGGGCAGCAGGGCAACATGGACGTCGGCTACAATCCACAG atgaaTAACATGGCGATGCATTCGCAGTCGTCGTGGAATCAGATGAACGGCATGAACCAAATGGGCGGCATGGGTGGCCAGATGAACGGCATGAACCAGAtgggtggtggcggcggtggaggcGGAGGCGCCGGAGGTGGTGTCGGTGGCGCCGGCGGCATGGGACCGATGGGTCAGATGGGTGGCGGCGGTGCGACCGGTGGCATGGTGCCCGGCATGGGCCAGatgggcggcggtggcggtggcactGGTGGCGGTGCGGGCGGTGGATACGGCCGGCACCATCAGCAGATGAACCCGATGGCGCAGATGATGAACATGGGCATGGGTATGGGCggaggcggcggtggcggcggtggccagATGGGGCTGGGCGGTGCGGGCGGTATGAACGGGATGGCGGCGGCCCAGATGGGCGGCATGAACCCGCTCAGCCAGATGAACCAGATGTCGCCGATGTCGAAGATGCAGGGCATGGCGAACGGGTACCCGCAGCACCCGCGAAGGATGGCCCCCTACCCGAACCCCCAGATGCAGATGGCCCAGAAGCGGTCGATGTACGGGATGGGCCAGGGGCAGGGTATGCCGGGCGCGGGTGGACCCTTCCCGCCGCATcaggcggcggcagcggcagccgctgcagcagccgccgGCGTTCCCTTGCCGATGCAGGCCAGCGCCGGGTACGGGCGGCATCATGGGCCGATGGGTCCGATGAACTATCGCGGCGGACCGCCGATGATGCAGCAGCGACAGAACACGCCACCGTACGGTGGACCGGGCGTTGGACCGGTAGGAGCACCCGTAGGCCCTGGAGCGCTGATgggccaccagcagcagcagcaccagcagcagcagcaacagcagcagcagcaacagcagcagcaacagcatcatccccagcaccagcagcaccagcagcagcagacgcaacagcaacagcagcagtattaCAACACGGGCTACCAGAACATGCAGGGCTACCAGCCGGACATTCGCATGAACTTCCAGCACAGTCCGGTGCCGGGTAATCCTACGCCACCGCTAACGCCCGCCTCTTCCATGACGCCCTACATCAGCCCCAATCCGGACGTGAAGCCAAACAACCTGCCGCAGA aAGATGAAGAACTGCGGTTGACATTCCCGGTGCGAGACGGCATACTGCTGCCACCGTTCCGGCTCGAGCACAATCTCGCGGTCAGCAACCACGTGTTTCAGCTAAAGTCCACCGTCTACAACACGCTCATGTGCCGGCCGGATCTCGAGCTGCAGCTGAAGTGTTTCCACCACGAGGACCGGCAGATGAACACGAACTGGCCGGCGAGCGTGCAGGTGTCGGCCAACTCGACGCCGCTCGAAATCGACCGGGGCGACAACAAGAACACGCACCGGCCGCTCTACCTGAAGCAGGTCTGCCAGCCGGGCCGCAACACGATCCAAATCACCGTCAGCACCTGCTGCTGT TCCCATCTGTTCGTGCTACAGCTGGTGCATCGGCCGTCGGTAAACCATGTGCTGCACACGCTGCTGAAGCGTAACCTCCTGTCCGCGGAGCATGCGGTGGCCAAAATCAAGCGCACCTTTGCCGTCAATCACACAACGAACCCGAACCAACCGCTGGGCGGCGGCCCTGACAAGGATCCGCTTGCGGCGGACGCGTCGGCAACGTCTGCAAAG GTATCACTCAAGTGTACACTAACCACCAAGCGGATAACGTTGCCAGCGCGCGGCCATGACTGCAAGCACATCCAGTGCTTCGATCTGGAGGCCTATCTGGCGCTGAACTGCGAGCGTGGCAACTGGCGGTGTCCGGTGTGCAG TAAACCGGCTCTAACGGAAGGGCTCGAGATCGATCAGTACATGTGGGCGATACTGAACACGCTCAACTCCTCCAACACGCCGAACGGCATGGACACGGAGGAGGTGATCATCGATGCGCAAGCGAACTGGCGAGCGGTCAAACCACCGGGCAGTGTCAATAATCCCAACATTGGAGGCAGTCTCAACCCTCAACAAccgtcgcagcagcagcagcagcagcagcaacaacatccacagcagcatcaacaacaacaaccaccaccgatgcagcagcagcagcaccagcagcaacagcaaccgccCGTACCATCGGAACCGAGTGGCGGCAATGCGCGCGGCGCTGGCACACCCGGCCTGCCCGTGATCAAACCGGACCCGGACGGTGTCGACGCGAAGCACTTCAACAAGGTGATGTCACCTGGATCCACCTCGCTCCCGACCTGGGACAACATGAACGCAATGAGCCCCTACATGAGCCCGGACATGAGCTCGATCGCTAGCGGCAGCATGATGGGTTCCAA CTACAACCGAACGCCCCAGTACGATTCGTACGGCAATGCGATCATCAAGCAAGAACCGGGCACGAACCCCGGATCGGCCGGCGGCCCTGGAAGCGTCGGTAACAATAACGGCCCCGGAACAccgggtggcggtggcggcggtggcaatGGTGGTGAATTCCACGCCGGCAATCCTTTGGCACATCTGAGCGATTCGGTCAACTCGCTCGATCCGCTGAACGCGATGGAGAAATCACTGAACGATCAG ATGCCccacacaccgcacacaccgCACACGCCGGGCGGTGGCAACTCGTCCGGCCATCCGATGACGCCGGGCGGACCGCCAAGCGTACCGCCGGCGAACGACATCAACAACACCTCCAACCCGCAGCAACAGTCCACCGGCAGCAACAGTGGCGGCAACGCGAACGGGCAACCaaacggcggcagcagcagtaccgtgAACGGCAACATGAGCCACAGCCCCGGCCATGCCGGGCATGGCAACAGCATGCAGCAGCTACATTcacctcagcagcagcagcagcatcttggCCTTGGGCCCAACAACCCTGCCGCGAACATCATGAACTCACCGCAAAGTCTCATGAACTCACCGCAGAACATGATGAACTCGCCCCAGAGCAtgatgcagcaacagcagcagcagcagcagcaaaatctcCTCTCAATGGGCTCGATGatgggccagcagcagcagcagcagcagcaaagccaTCAAAATGCGCTGGCCGGTCTTACCGATGTCGATCTGCCGGCAGATCTCAACTTCGATCCGGCCGCCGTCATTGAGGGTGAAGGAGGCAACGATCTTAAC CTACTACCGGACAACGGCATTGTCGATCCGATGGAATTGCTCTCCTATCTCGATCCGCCGGATCTGAACACGCCCCCGTCAAGCGGTTCCAGCAACAACGCCAACAGCGACGACATTCTGGCCGCACTGTTCGACTAA